The following proteins are encoded in a genomic region of Natrarchaeobius halalkaliphilus:
- a CDS encoding TlpA family protein disulfide reductase, translated as MRRRDVIAGVASAGVIAGGGALAIFGVPSAEELTGTDGDGAVHDPLETETIDAPGSEAGTVLVPEPGRVTFVDIFGTWCAPCIEQMPALAETNERIGDDVQFLSITNESVGENGSITEEELVGWWDEHDGNWTVGLDPAAELTERYLAGGYPSAAVIDESGRLRWSDSGIKTADELVGRIEAVLEE; from the coding sequence ATGCGCCGACGAGACGTCATCGCCGGGGTTGCAAGCGCGGGCGTAATCGCCGGTGGCGGTGCACTGGCGATTTTCGGTGTTCCGTCGGCCGAGGAGCTTACCGGAACGGACGGGGACGGAGCCGTTCACGACCCTCTCGAGACGGAGACGATCGATGCGCCCGGCAGCGAGGCCGGAACGGTACTCGTTCCCGAACCCGGCCGGGTCACGTTCGTCGATATCTTCGGCACCTGGTGTGCGCCGTGTATCGAACAAATGCCCGCACTCGCAGAAACGAACGAGCGTATCGGTGACGACGTTCAGTTTCTGTCGATCACCAACGAATCGGTCGGTGAAAACGGTTCGATCACCGAAGAAGAACTGGTCGGCTGGTGGGACGAACACGACGGCAACTGGACGGTGGGACTCGACCCGGCGGCCGAACTGACCGAGCGATATCTCGCGGGCGGCTATCCTTCCGCGGCTGTAATCGACGAATCGGGCCGACTTCGGTGGTCCGACAGTGGTATCAAAACCGCAGACGAACTCGTCGGACGGATCGAAGCCGTCCTCGAGGAATAA
- a CDS encoding SCO family protein, whose amino-acid sequence MERRTYLRGLGGVGIGGLAGCLDELGAGDESNPETEHWGDGETILDPPSEERGSTIHPIHGDEFPPFTLPDPLSDESVSLEDFVDERTFLMTYFFTACPDGACPALLLRLRRAQEDAIQEGYEDDIALLAMTFDPERDTPDVLESYAVERSIDYEADNWHFLRPESYEEGETLLDETFGMPIQRVEDPEDHEFEDEHDHGGDEESGDDHGDHDDEDQNGHADHDHGEYTFVHYNLIVLVNDQGVVERAYPNAVEQREEVSIETIVSDARTVAQE is encoded by the coding sequence ATGGAACGACGGACGTATCTCCGTGGTCTCGGTGGGGTAGGGATCGGGGGACTCGCCGGCTGCCTCGACGAACTCGGAGCTGGCGACGAGTCGAACCCCGAAACGGAGCACTGGGGCGACGGTGAGACGATACTCGATCCGCCGTCCGAAGAGCGGGGAAGCACAATTCATCCGATCCACGGCGACGAGTTCCCGCCGTTTACGCTTCCCGATCCTCTCTCGGACGAGTCCGTCTCGCTCGAGGACTTCGTGGATGAGCGGACGTTTCTGATGACGTATTTCTTTACGGCGTGTCCGGACGGTGCCTGCCCCGCCCTGTTGTTGCGTCTTCGGCGCGCACAGGAGGACGCTATTCAGGAGGGCTACGAGGACGACATCGCCTTGCTCGCGATGACGTTCGACCCCGAACGGGACACGCCCGACGTTCTCGAGTCCTACGCCGTCGAACGAAGTATCGATTACGAGGCGGACAACTGGCACTTTCTCCGTCCGGAGAGCTACGAAGAAGGCGAAACGTTGCTGGACGAGACGTTCGGAATGCCGATTCAACGCGTCGAGGACCCGGAGGATCACGAGTTCGAGGACGAACACGACCACGGGGGTGACGAAGAATCCGGGGACGACCACGGCGATCACGACGACGAAGACCAGAACGGTCACGCCGACCACGATCACGGCGAGTACACGTTCGTTCACTACAACCTGATCGTGCTCGTCAACGACCAGGGCGTCGTCGAACGGGCCTATCCGAACGCAGTCGAGCAACGCGAGGAGGTCAGCATCGAGACGATCGTCTCGGACGCACGAACGGTCGCACAGGAGTAA
- a CDS encoding alpha,alpha-trehalose-phosphate synthase (UDP-forming) has product MRFTDERVSSTDPYNSHVRERERKQTTDDEADGANCPDSLIVVSNRQPYRHEYDDEPDSERTEIAGERSADDRPMSVDEPTGGLTAGLDPVVQHAQGTWIAWGDGDADFAVTDDQNCVAVPPKAESYTLRRIDLSEEAVDSYYYGFSNQVLWPMCHGFTDRIAYQPNQFDWYRRVNERFASAVGEHARADSTVWVQDYHFGLAPRLIRDAVPDTVTVAQFWHIPWPTPQTFRACPAGGELLEGLLGNDLLAFHVTDYVENFLDCVGRYLPSAVVDRNRNIIHYDGETTSVVATPMGIDAESYDRDARSAGAKRRSSLLEAYDVSPENVVGLGVDRLDYTKGIPARLAALERFFETNPEWRGEFTFVQKATPSRTQIPAYQRYGDRVRNAVDRINRRFETDSWRPIVYTEDYLESTELCALYRRADVMVVSPLVDGMNLVAQEYIAASVDGDGALLLSDRVGANERLGSHALSIDPTDVDEFADRINEALSMSSQDRQRRMDVLRQRVFENDLGSWMNEQFDHMRRLDRKAALDSRKRRPRL; this is encoded by the coding sequence ATGCGATTCACTGACGAACGTGTGTCGTCGACGGATCCGTATAATTCGCACGTGAGAGAGAGGGAGAGAAAGCAGACGACCGACGACGAAGCGGACGGAGCGAACTGTCCCGACTCGTTGATCGTCGTCTCGAACCGACAACCGTATCGCCACGAGTACGACGACGAGCCGGACTCCGAACGCACAGAGATCGCCGGGGAACGATCGGCCGACGACCGACCGATGTCGGTCGACGAGCCGACCGGTGGACTCACTGCGGGGCTCGATCCGGTCGTCCAGCACGCACAGGGGACCTGGATCGCCTGGGGAGACGGCGACGCCGATTTCGCCGTCACGGACGATCAAAACTGCGTCGCGGTTCCGCCGAAGGCGGAATCGTATACGCTTCGTCGAATCGACCTCTCCGAGGAGGCCGTCGATTCGTATTACTACGGCTTCAGTAATCAGGTCCTCTGGCCGATGTGTCACGGATTTACCGATCGGATCGCGTACCAGCCGAACCAGTTCGACTGGTACCGAAGGGTCAACGAGCGCTTCGCGTCGGCCGTCGGTGAGCACGCACGCGCCGATTCCACCGTCTGGGTGCAGGACTACCACTTCGGACTCGCACCGCGGCTGATCCGCGACGCCGTTCCCGACACGGTAACCGTCGCACAGTTCTGGCACATCCCCTGGCCAACTCCACAGACGTTTCGGGCCTGCCCGGCCGGCGGCGAACTGCTCGAGGGATTGCTCGGCAACGATTTGCTCGCGTTTCACGTCACCGACTATGTCGAGAACTTCCTGGACTGTGTCGGGCGATACCTGCCGTCGGCAGTCGTCGACCGAAACCGAAATATCATCCACTACGACGGCGAAACGACGAGCGTGGTCGCGACTCCGATGGGCATCGACGCCGAGTCGTACGACCGAGACGCTCGGTCCGCCGGTGCGAAACGGCGTTCGTCGTTGCTCGAGGCGTACGACGTCTCCCCCGAGAACGTCGTCGGTCTCGGCGTTGACCGTCTCGATTACACCAAGGGGATTCCCGCCCGGCTGGCAGCGCTCGAGCGGTTCTTCGAGACCAATCCCGAGTGGCGCGGCGAGTTCACGTTCGTCCAGAAGGCAACGCCGTCGAGAACGCAAATCCCGGCCTACCAGCGATACGGCGACCGGGTTCGAAACGCCGTCGACCGTATCAACCGGCGATTCGAAACCGACAGCTGGCGACCGATCGTCTACACGGAGGACTACCTCGAATCGACCGAACTCTGTGCGCTGTACCGGCGTGCCGACGTGATGGTCGTCAGCCCGCTCGTCGACGGGATGAATCTGGTCGCACAGGAGTACATCGCCGCAAGCGTCGATGGCGACGGAGCGCTCCTGTTGAGCGACCGGGTCGGCGCGAACGAACGACTCGGCTCGCACGCGCTCTCGATCGATCCGACCGACGTCGACGAGTTCGCGGATCGAATCAACGAGGCGCTCTCGATGTCGTCTCAGGATCGACAGCGACGAATGGACGTGCTTCGACAGCGCGTCTTCGAAAACGACCTCGGTTCGTGGATGAACGAGCAATTCGATCACATGCGACGACTCGATCGAAAGGCGGCCCTCGATTCCCGCAAACGACGACCGCGACTCTAG
- the otsB gene encoding trehalose-phosphatase — protein MSETPPSRLEEHLPQIRRTLAGGSGLLVCLDFDGTLAPIVDDPEEATPLRENEAAVDRLSSHPAVSTAIVSGRGLPDVRDRVGGLDAYAGNHGLEFVRNGSVAVHPVARKRAVLVDQVCSALETVLEPVPSSRIENKRLTGTVHTRTVPAPLRPLVRRLTKSIVDRIGGDQLEVSSGRRVLEIGPSIPWGKGNAVELLSAELPRDTVAVYVGDDVTDESAFNTVEPNGVGVRVGGDRPSAASYRVTSPADVAAFLTWLESVGLEELDRSPGLVPTEPERPVERTTASDRRLGLSSETADD, from the coding sequence ATGTCGGAGACACCACCTTCCCGTCTCGAAGAGCACCTCCCGCAGATCCGGAGGACGCTGGCCGGCGGCTCAGGGCTGCTGGTCTGTCTGGACTTCGATGGCACGCTCGCACCGATCGTCGACGACCCGGAGGAAGCGACACCCCTCCGTGAGAACGAGGCAGCCGTCGACAGGCTCTCGAGCCATCCGGCAGTCTCGACGGCGATCGTCAGCGGACGCGGACTCCCCGACGTTCGCGATCGGGTGGGGGGACTGGATGCCTACGCCGGAAACCACGGCCTCGAGTTCGTTCGAAACGGTTCCGTCGCGGTTCATCCGGTCGCTCGCAAACGCGCCGTCCTCGTCGATCAGGTCTGTTCGGCACTCGAGACCGTCCTCGAGCCCGTTCCATCGAGTCGGATCGAGAACAAGCGACTGACCGGGACCGTCCACACGAGAACCGTCCCCGCTCCCCTCCGCCCGTTGGTCCGTCGTCTCACGAAATCGATCGTTGACCGGATCGGCGGCGACCAACTCGAGGTGTCCAGCGGGCGACGCGTTCTCGAGATCGGACCGTCGATCCCCTGGGGGAAGGGCAACGCGGTCGAACTGCTCTCCGCGGAACTCCCGAGGGATACCGTCGCGGTTTACGTCGGTGACGACGTGACGGACGAATCGGCGTTCAACACCGTCGAGCCGAACGGCGTCGGTGTCAGGGTCGGCGGTGACAGGCCGTCTGCAGCGTCCTACCGGGTCACGTCGCCGGCAGACGTCGCGGCCTTTTTGACGTGGCTCGAGTCGGTCGGTCTCGAGGAACTCGATCGTTCGCCCGGCCTCGTCCCGACCGAGCCGGAGCGTCCCGTCGAACGGACGACGGCGTCGGACCGCAGGCTGGGACTGTCGTCCGAAACGGCTGACGATTGA
- a CDS encoding FxLYD domain-containing protein — protein sequence MTVHGYATRRSVLTALCGAAAGSLGGCAGLEGGRDPSYEAGSIPDVDDERTAEEMTAATGLADQEPSDAVTPLGSLSLEDHEFVLEDGASGATVQGTVENAGDDRIHLVEIRVRSYDESGDQLGRYLDRTGDLDGGSRWSFEVVLLESVDDLDAYDVAVLGTPT from the coding sequence ATGACCGTCCACGGGTACGCGACCCGCCGGAGCGTTCTGACCGCGCTCTGTGGGGCTGCCGCGGGTTCTCTCGGGGGTTGCGCCGGGCTCGAGGGAGGCCGCGATCCGTCATACGAGGCGGGTTCGATTCCCGACGTCGACGACGAGCGAACGGCCGAAGAGATGACGGCGGCGACGGGCCTGGCCGACCAGGAACCAAGCGACGCCGTGACGCCGCTGGGATCGCTCTCGCTCGAAGATCACGAGTTCGTCCTCGAGGACGGGGCGAGCGGGGCGACCGTCCAGGGAACGGTCGAAAACGCGGGCGACGACCGAATACATCTCGTCGAGATTCGAGTCCGTTCGTACGACGAGAGCGGCGATCAGCTCGGACGGTATCTCGACAGAACGGGCGACCTCGACGGCGGTTCACGCTGGTCGTTCGAAGTCGTTCTCCTCGAGTCGGTCGACGACCTCGACGCGTACGACGTCGCCGTGCTCGGAACGCCGACGTGA
- a CDS encoding HPP family protein: MGLRDDVSAGINVILHFLFLGGIAWATGQPFLFPSLGPSAYLMATGEQPRAEGAYHVIGGHAIATACGLAAYLLIADGLLVVDAFDQGEPFSPEVARLVISAIVAMVLTTVGMLWTDTNHAAACATTLIVALGLMSTLAEGIVIVAAVVLLVGFHDVIVERIQTHYGLEPEDAR, from the coding sequence ATGGGACTTCGCGACGACGTGAGTGCGGGCATTAACGTCATTTTACACTTTCTCTTTCTCGGTGGCATCGCCTGGGCGACGGGACAGCCGTTTCTCTTTCCGAGTCTCGGTCCGTCGGCGTATCTGATGGCGACCGGCGAGCAACCGCGAGCCGAAGGTGCCTATCACGTGATCGGAGGTCACGCCATCGCGACCGCGTGCGGACTCGCTGCGTACCTGCTGATCGCTGACGGCTTGCTCGTCGTCGACGCCTTCGATCAGGGGGAGCCGTTCTCGCCCGAGGTCGCCCGACTCGTGATCAGCGCGATCGTGGCGATGGTCCTGACGACGGTGGGCATGCTCTGGACTGACACCAATCACGCGGCGGCCTGTGCGACGACGCTGATCGTCGCACTTGGATTGATGTCGACGCTCGCGGAAGGGATCGTTATCGTCGCGGCGGTCGTGCTTCTCGTCGGATTTCACGACGTGATCGTCGAACGAATTCAGACCCACTACGGTCTCGAGCCGGAGGACGCGCGATAA
- a CDS encoding PspA/IM30 family protein codes for MGILSRTSYVIRSKLNSVLNRAEDPTQTLDYSYEQMRDQLQEVKRGIADLTTQKKRLEMQKRRLEENVDKHNEQARTAVQQDREDLARRALEKKKTKMNQIEDLERQVSELQSQQDRLIEQKDELQTRIEEFRTKKETMKARYEAAEASSTVSEAMTATGDEFEDVGRAIERAEEQTEDMEARAAALDELHETGAFDDVMSDKDSIDRELEELSTGSGVEAELETLKSEVDGTEETESESQSETDVETDIDESELEDLEAGVDDEEVEAELAELQEEENS; via the coding sequence ATGGGCATCCTCTCTCGGACCTCCTACGTCATTCGGTCGAAGCTCAACTCGGTGCTCAACCGGGCCGAGGATCCGACGCAGACGCTCGATTACTCCTACGAGCAGATGCGCGATCAGCTCCAGGAGGTCAAACGCGGTATCGCTGACCTCACCACGCAGAAAAAGCGCCTCGAGATGCAAAAGCGCCGACTCGAGGAAAACGTCGACAAACACAACGAGCAGGCTCGAACCGCGGTCCAGCAGGACAGAGAAGACCTGGCTCGACGCGCCCTCGAGAAGAAAAAGACGAAGATGAACCAGATCGAGGATCTCGAGCGTCAGGTGTCGGAGCTCCAGAGCCAGCAGGATCGTCTGATCGAGCAAAAAGACGAACTCCAGACGCGCATCGAGGAGTTCCGTACGAAAAAGGAGACGATGAAAGCCCGCTACGAGGCCGCCGAAGCGAGTTCGACGGTCTCCGAAGCGATGACGGCGACCGGCGATGAGTTCGAGGACGTCGGCCGCGCGATCGAACGCGCCGAAGAACAGACCGAGGACATGGAAGCCCGCGCCGCGGCGCTCGACGAACTCCACGAGACCGGTGCGTTCGACGACGTCATGTCCGATAAGGACTCGATCGATCGCGAACTCGAGGAGCTCTCGACGGGCAGCGGCGTCGAAGCCGAACTCGAGACGCTGAAATCCGAAGTCGACGGCACCGAGGAAACCGAGTCGGAGTCTCAGTCCGAAACCGACGTCGAGACGGATATCGACGAATCGGAACTCGAGGATCTAGAGGCCGGCGTCGACGACGAGGAGGTCGAAGCCGAGCTCGCGGAACTGCAAGAAGAAGAGAACTCCTGA
- the cdd gene encoding cytidine deaminase, whose protein sequence is MSDSELLEAAREVQSAAHVPYSEYRVGAALETADGEVFVGCNLENANYSNSLHAEEVAVAEAVKTGYREFSRIAVSSDRRDGVTPCGMCRQTLSEFCDDDLAVICDEGDDQEPTVYALGELIPNTISHETLE, encoded by the coding sequence ATGAGCGACTCCGAGTTACTCGAGGCCGCACGCGAGGTTCAGTCGGCCGCACACGTTCCCTACTCCGAATACCGTGTGGGCGCAGCGCTCGAGACCGCGGACGGCGAGGTGTTCGTCGGCTGTAATCTCGAGAACGCGAACTACAGCAACAGTCTTCACGCCGAAGAGGTCGCCGTTGCCGAAGCGGTCAAAACCGGCTACCGAGAGTTCTCCCGGATCGCTGTCAGTTCCGACCGCCGGGACGGCGTAACCCCCTGCGGGATGTGCAGGCAGACGCTTTCGGAGTTCTGTGACGACGATCTCGCGGTGATCTGTGACGAGGGTGACGATCAGGAGCCGACCGTCTACGCGCTCGGGGAACTCATTCCGAACACGATCTCACACGAGACGCTCGAGTGA
- a CDS encoding phosphomannomutase → MTLFGTAGIRGPVEEITPSLALAVGQAAGEPGESFVVGRDGRETGTALAAAMEAGLESAGSDVYRTGEVPTPTLAFASSGRRGVMITASHNPPADNGIKLFVDGIEYDRDAERSIEAAVDSSDSGAAPWTEWGRSGRLEVLSGYRDAVSTYVRERFGDGPDGDVLSGLSIAVDCGNGVGSLATPQVLDRLGADVVALNANVDGHFSARESKPTPETLAEFSDFLAAGSFDLGVAHDGDADRLVVLGPDGGIIHEDTVLAVVAAHYTAESDARDPVVVTTPNASARIDDRVRAAGGRVERVRLGGLHEGIERERKAGDEGSAVVFAAEPWKHIHTAFGGWIDGVASAATVAALVADAGDTDTLRAPVTERPYRKVSVDCPDERKDDAMALLERRLPDSFPEATVDTDYGVRLERPDASWVLVRPSGTEPYVRIYAESDDIDELISKTNDVVETAVTDAA, encoded by the coding sequence ATGACGCTGTTCGGGACCGCAGGAATCCGCGGTCCGGTCGAAGAGATCACGCCGTCGCTCGCTCTCGCTGTCGGTCAGGCCGCGGGCGAGCCCGGGGAGTCGTTCGTCGTGGGACGTGACGGGCGCGAAACCGGTACGGCGCTCGCGGCAGCGATGGAAGCCGGCCTCGAGAGCGCTGGCTCGGACGTCTACCGCACCGGAGAGGTTCCGACACCCACACTGGCGTTCGCATCGAGCGGCCGACGCGGTGTCATGATCACCGCCAGCCACAATCCGCCGGCGGACAACGGAATCAAACTCTTCGTCGACGGCATCGAGTACGACCGAGACGCAGAGCGGTCGATCGAGGCCGCCGTCGACTCGAGTGACTCCGGGGCCGCCCCGTGGACGGAGTGGGGTCGATCCGGTCGGCTCGAGGTCCTCTCTGGGTATCGTGATGCCGTCAGTACGTACGTTCGCGAACGCTTCGGAGACGGTCCCGATGGCGACGTGCTCTCGGGACTCTCCATCGCCGTCGACTGTGGGAACGGAGTGGGCTCGCTCGCGACGCCTCAGGTCCTCGATCGTCTCGGCGCGGACGTCGTCGCCCTCAACGCGAACGTCGACGGCCACTTCAGCGCTCGCGAAAGCAAACCGACGCCGGAGACGCTGGCCGAATTCTCGGACTTTCTCGCCGCCGGATCGTTCGATCTCGGCGTGGCACACGACGGGGACGCGGACCGACTGGTCGTCCTCGGCCCGGACGGAGGGATAATCCACGAGGATACCGTTCTCGCCGTCGTCGCAGCCCACTACACGGCAGAAAGCGACGCCCGCGATCCCGTCGTCGTCACCACGCCGAACGCCTCCGCACGGATCGACGACCGCGTCCGCGCGGCCGGCGGACGGGTCGAACGGGTTCGACTCGGCGGACTCCACGAGGGCATCGAACGCGAACGGAAAGCGGGAGACGAAGGGTCTGCGGTCGTCTTCGCCGCCGAACCGTGGAAACACATTCACACCGCCTTCGGCGGTTGGATCGATGGCGTTGCGAGCGCCGCGACCGTCGCCGCACTCGTCGCGGACGCCGGCGACACCGACACCCTCAGAGCGCCGGTCACCGAACGGCCCTACCGGAAAGTAAGCGTCGACTGCCCCGACGAACGCAAGGACGACGCGATGGCTCTCCTCGAGCGGAGGCTCCCCGACTCGTTTCCCGAAGCGACGGTCGACACCGACTACGGCGTCCGACTCGAGCGTCCGGACGCGTCGTGGGTTCTCGTTCGTCCCAGCGGAACCGAGCCCTACGTCCGAATCTACGCGGAAAGCGACGATATCGACGAGTTGATCTCGAAGACCAACGACGTCGTCGAAACGGCAGTCACCGACGCGGCGTAA
- a CDS encoding MaoC family dehydratase — MSQNTEGNEFAAVTNAWSEMTRSFIRSATAANRAALSAMVPAATENGSNGKSTPASVPSIDHSDLGWTFERTVDESADLDVGDAVTFDKRLTDEDVRAFAQISGDTNRLHLDDGFAVETRFGERIVHGTLVSGLISAALARLPGLTIYLSQDLEFVAPVGIEDRVSARAEIVEDLGNRQYRLETVVRNEDEDEVVIDGEAVVLIDDLPDDDRRTV, encoded by the coding sequence ATGTCTCAAAACACCGAGGGGAACGAGTTCGCTGCCGTGACGAACGCCTGGTCGGAGATGACTCGGAGTTTCATACGGAGTGCAACCGCCGCCAATCGAGCCGCACTTTCGGCCATGGTTCCCGCCGCTACCGAGAACGGATCGAACGGGAAGAGTACACCAGCCTCGGTTCCGTCCATCGATCACTCCGACCTCGGCTGGACGTTCGAGCGAACCGTCGACGAGTCGGCCGATCTCGATGTCGGAGACGCCGTCACGTTCGACAAACGCCTCACGGACGAGGACGTTCGCGCGTTCGCCCAGATCAGCGGCGACACGAACCGTCTCCACCTCGACGACGGGTTCGCGGTCGAGACGCGCTTTGGCGAGCGCATCGTCCACGGGACCCTCGTCTCCGGGCTCATCAGCGCCGCGCTGGCTCGGCTTCCCGGACTCACGATCTATCTCTCACAGGACCTCGAGTTCGTGGCACCGGTCGGGATCGAAGATCGCGTCTCCGCGCGCGCCGAGATCGTCGAAGACCTCGGGAATCGACAGTACCGACTCGAGACGGTCGTTCGGAACGAGGACGAAGACGAGGTCGTCATCGACGGTGAGGCCGTCGTCCTGATCGACGATCTCCCCGACGACGATCGGCGGACAGTATAA
- a CDS encoding AbrB/MazE/SpoVT family DNA-binding domain-containing protein: MTDDSDRSLWFPPAMVSEQLQEAGEQVAESQQEMMRRMMQASSSNPLENASAFGPMNMGTATFKARVQSGGRISVPEPERDALDIEEGDIVQTIVVPVKRNRED; this comes from the coding sequence ATGACGGACGACTCCGATCGATCGCTCTGGTTCCCGCCCGCGATGGTTTCCGAACAGTTGCAGGAAGCGGGCGAACAGGTCGCAGAATCCCAACAGGAGATGATGCGACGGATGATGCAAGCGAGTTCGTCGAACCCGCTCGAGAACGCCTCCGCGTTCGGTCCGATGAACATGGGAACGGCGACGTTCAAAGCTCGCGTCCAGAGCGGCGGCCGAATCAGCGTCCCCGAACCGGAACGGGACGCCCTCGATATCGAAGAAGGAGATATCGTCCAGACGATCGTCGTTCCGGTCAAGCGAAACCGAGAGGACTAA
- a CDS encoding poly(R)-hydroxyalkanoic acid synthase subunit PhaE: MEHENPQTQHWNAFVEQWNEQFIDAFEDNVETQAQFVESWSETVAELSEDETTSEGLEGYAKAYETWMNASQQMVERMNDTLEGEDVEIEEFRDVWLNTANDAFKDVMSTTAFAKMTGETVGDVLELKQDADEASQETLRTLGFATEEDLLEVGDRLVELERRQQAVEGKLDRILEHVEDE; this comes from the coding sequence ATGGAACACGAAAATCCCCAGACACAACACTGGAACGCGTTCGTCGAACAGTGGAACGAACAGTTCATCGACGCGTTCGAAGACAACGTCGAAACGCAGGCCCAGTTCGTCGAGAGCTGGTCCGAAACCGTCGCCGAGTTGAGCGAGGACGAGACGACGTCCGAGGGTCTCGAGGGCTACGCCAAAGCCTACGAGACCTGGATGAACGCCTCTCAGCAGATGGTCGAACGGATGAACGACACGCTCGAGGGCGAAGACGTCGAAATCGAGGAGTTCCGCGACGTCTGGCTCAACACGGCCAACGACGCGTTCAAAGACGTCATGTCGACCACCGCGTTCGCGAAGATGACCGGCGAAACGGTCGGTGACGTTCTCGAACTCAAACAGGACGCCGACGAGGCTTCCCAGGAGACGCTTCGAACGCTCGGTTTTGCAACCGAGGAAGACCTCCTCGAAGTCGGTGACCGGCTCGTCGAACTCGAGCGCCGTCAGCAGGCCGTCGAAGGCAAACTCGACCGGATTCTCGAGCACGTAGAAGACGAGTGA
- the phaC gene encoding class III poly(R)-hydroxyalkanoic acid synthase subunit PhaC yields MKNPYATALDIQRQAWEATADLAEKTRVSPDRTETLENIDVGPTPSDVVYEENKLELLHYESRTETQRDVPILIVYALINKPYILDLQSDRSVVQTLLEAGFDVYLIDWGEPSKLDRSLGLEDYVTRYIDNCVDVVRERSGRDEINVLGYCMGGTMSAMYAALFPEKVRNLALMAAGLCFAGDGGVLELWGAEEYYDPEQVTGAFDNVPAEFLDVGFALMDPVANNVTKYVRFYDNLEDEDFVENFARMERWLDEGIDVAGLAYEQFIREIYQKNALFENELHLDGEHVDLANVDMPVLQIVAEYDHLIPPNASKPFNDAIPAADTEILEFPTGHIGMSVSSRSHDELWPQVCDWFEARSNGDATGDEANGKRDDEGDVEREERAQGDLDDADDLTALNGVGDAYASTLLEAGIESFDDLSSADVVTLASETDISPSRLEDWIEQADGR; encoded by the coding sequence ATGAAAAACCCATACGCAACCGCACTCGACATCCAGCGCCAGGCCTGGGAAGCGACCGCGGACCTCGCAGAGAAGACGCGGGTCTCCCCCGACCGCACCGAAACGCTCGAGAACATCGACGTCGGACCCACGCCGAGTGACGTCGTTTACGAGGAGAACAAACTCGAGTTGCTTCACTACGAATCGAGGACGGAGACCCAACGCGACGTTCCGATCCTCATCGTCTACGCGCTGATCAACAAACCCTACATCCTCGATCTCCAGTCGGATCGATCCGTCGTCCAGACCCTGCTCGAGGCCGGCTTCGACGTCTACCTCATCGACTGGGGCGAACCGTCCAAGCTGGATCGTTCGCTCGGCCTCGAAGACTACGTGACCCGGTACATCGACAACTGCGTCGACGTCGTCCGCGAGCGCTCCGGACGGGACGAAATCAACGTTCTCGGCTACTGTATGGGTGGTACCATGTCGGCCATGTACGCCGCGTTGTTCCCGGAGAAAGTGCGGAACCTCGCGCTGATGGCCGCCGGACTCTGCTTTGCGGGTGACGGCGGCGTCCTCGAACTCTGGGGTGCCGAGGAGTACTACGATCCCGAGCAGGTGACCGGAGCGTTCGACAACGTTCCCGCCGAGTTTCTCGACGTCGGCTTTGCGTTGATGGACCCCGTCGCGAACAACGTCACGAAGTACGTCCGATTCTACGATAACCTCGAGGACGAGGACTTCGTCGAGAACTTCGCCCGGATGGAGCGCTGGCTCGACGAGGGAATCGACGTCGCGGGCCTCGCCTACGAGCAGTTCATCAGAGAGATCTATCAGAAGAACGCCCTGTTCGAGAACGAACTCCACCTCGACGGCGAGCACGTCGATCTGGCGAACGTCGACATGCCGGTCCTCCAGATCGTCGCGGAGTACGATCACCTCATTCCACCGAACGCGTCGAAGCCGTTCAACGACGCGATACCTGCGGCGGACACCGAGATCCTCGAGTTCCCGACGGGACACATCGGAATGTCCGTCTCCTCGCGCAGTCACGACGAACTCTGGCCACAGGTCTGTGACTGGTTCGAAGCTCGATCGAACGGAGATGCAACCGGCGACGAAGCGAACGGGAAACGAGACGACGAAGGTGACGTCGAACGCGAAGAGCGCGCTCAGGGCGACCTCGACGACGCCGACGATCTGACCGCGCTGAACGGCGTTGGAGACGCCTACGCGTCGACTCTCCTCGAAGCCGGCATCGAATCGTTCGACGACCTCTCGAGCGCCGACGTCGTTACACTGGCTTCGGAGACGGACATCTCGCCCAGTCGCCTCGAGGACTGGATCGAGCAGGCCGACGGGCGGTAA